In the genome of bacterium, the window TCGCTACGCTCGCAAGACTTCCTGCAATGTTCTATCACCAATCTCAATCCTTCTTTCCCTTCTATCCAAAGGGGGGTACGATGTTGCTTCCGTTTCCCACAATCAATGAAAAGGCATTTTGCCTTGCTTGTTTCCTCACGGTTTATTATAATTTAAATCGTTATAAAATAATCTTTTATTGATCTACGGAGCGTTTCAAGGCGTGGCCTTATTGAAGTCATCTTCAGCGAATTCCGAATTTGATATACTCAAAATCGTCGCAAAGAAAAAACTCTCAGAATCAGATCATGCATTGGTACGTGCCGAATTGCAAAAACGGTCTATGCCTCGTCATATAGCCATCATTATGGATGGTAACGGTCGCTGGGCTAAACAACGTGGATTACCGCGAATTGCCGGGCACAACGAAGGCGTTAATTCGGTCAAAGATATCACGGAGGGTTGTGGTGAACTGGGCATCGAAGCGCTGACACTGTATGCTTTCAGTCAAGAAAATTGGAAACGCCCAAGCTGGGAGGTTTCGGCCTTGATGAAGCTGCTTATGCGTACGATCCTCAATCAGATTGATAGCCTTAATCGTCAAAATGTACGAGTTAAAACGATCGGCCATATAGATATGTTGCCTGCCGGTACGCTAAATCAGGTAGAAAAAGCGATTGAAATAACTAAAAATAATACAGGCTTGGTGCTCAATCTCGCTTTGAGTTATAGCGGTCGTATTGAAATTCTCGACGCCGTAAAACGGCTTTATCAAGAGGCTGCGCGAAAAAAAACATTGATGGATTCGCTGGACGAATCGGTATTTGCTAAGTATCTGGATACCTTTGATCTGCCGGACCCGGATCTTGTAATACGAACGAGCGGAGAATTTCGTGTAAGTAACTTTTTACTTTGGCAGATTGCGTATGCCGAATTGTATATAACGGATATCTATTGGCCGGATTTTCGCAAACCTCAGCTGTACAAGGCCATATTGGATTATCAAAAACGCGAACGGCGTTTCGGAAAAGTAAGCGAGCAGATCGCGGAAGAAAAAAAAGAAAAATAATAACATTTTATCGTATACCCACGTAACTCAGTATGTATCAATATCCGGAGACAACGAATCACGTAATGAAACTTGCAAAAATCATCGTCATCACCGCCTTTTTGCTCTGCTTAGGAAGTAACCGTGCATCTGCTTTGTTTGCGCAGTCCGGAGCCAAACCTAAAATCGCATCCATTAAAATCGAAGGCAATATCAAATCCGATCCGGAATTAATTGTCATTGCCACAGGCCTGTCGGTAGATCAAGAGTTTAACCTGGATGATATTCAGAAAGCCATGGAAAATCTATGGCAAATGAATGTCTTCAAAGACATTCAGGTTTTTGGTGAACAAACAGAAAACGGCATTGCCGTCGTATTTGAAGTTAAAGAGTATCCGCGTCTGGAAAATCTTGAAATAAACGGAACGGATGAAATTGAAGAAAAAGATGTCCGATCCAAATTTGGTTTGTTCAATGGTCAGACGGTAAGCCCGCAACATATCAAAAAAGCTACCGAACGCGTGCGCCAGCTTTATGCTAGCGAAGGGTATCGCAATGTTGAAATTGATGTAAAGTCTTATAATTCGGAAACGGATACCGGCAAGGTTTTACTCAAAATCGAAATTGAAGAAAATGATAAGGTGAAGATTCGCGGCATAACATTTCACGGGAATAAGGCCTTTAGCAATGGTAAATTGGAGGGGGCCTTTGATGATACTAAGGCCAAACGCGGGTTCTGGAAATGGTTTAAGAGCGGTGATTTTGATGAAAAGAAATATAACGAAGACCTTAAGAAGTTGTTGATGTTTTACAAGAAGAGAGGTTTTCGTGATATCCAAATTATGAAGGATTCAGTGTATTACGCACAGAACAACAAGGATCTGCATATCGATATTTGGGTTGAAGAAGGGGTTAAGTATCACATCGGTAATATTTCGTTTACCGGCAATACACTTTTTTCTGGAGACGAACTTACGGCGGCATTGGGCTTTGAACGCGGTGATGTGTATGATCAAGAAAAATATGACCGCAACATGCAGGAGCGAGTAAATGCCTTGTATTATGATAGGGGTTATATTTACGCCCAACTTGTTCCGATTGAGCGACCATCTAATAAGGATACGCTCAATCTTGAATTTGTAGTCACTGAAGGCAATCAAGTTGATATCGAGCGTGTGGAGATACGTGATAATACTAAAACAAAAGAAAAAGTTATTCGCCGTGAAACGGTGGCCTATCCGGGTGAAAAATTTAGTCGTGATGCGTTGATTCGCACACAGCGTAACTTGATGGTGCTGAATTATTTTGAAACGGTTATACCTGACGTACAACCCGTGAGCCAGGACAAAGTAAACGTCATCATTACCGTAAAAGAGAAGCCGACAGATACAGCCAATCTTTCAATAGGCTATAGTGCTCAGGACGGGTTGATCGGTTCTGCCGGTGTGGCGTTTAATAATTTTTTAGGCAACGGCCAGGTCGTAAACCTCAACTTACAGTTAGGCGGTGCCGGATATAAAGTGTTTTCTATAGGGTTTCAGGAGCCCTATTTATTTGATACGCGCACTTCGTTCGGTGCCAGTATGTATTATTCGATTGATGGTAATCGCCGCGCACAGTATGTCGGCTATAAGAGCCAAAGTTATGGCGGCTCCGTTAACTTCGGTCGTCGCCTCAAGTGGCCCGACGATTTTTTTACGGCGAGCTGGTCTGTTGCTTATGGTAATTCAAAACTTAAGCCTTTGAGCACGAGTCAAGTGTCAGACTATATTGCGTACGGCCATACTCAATCTGTGACGTTATCGCAGGTAATAAATCGTGACAGCCGCGATGCCGCGGAGTTTCCAAAAACCGGTTCGGTTTTCACATTGACATCCGATATCGGTTTCTTTTCTATTGATACGGTCGGCTATTTGAATTCGCTGCGTGTATTACCGAAAAATTTCTTCAAAAACACGTTCCGCGCTCAAAATTATATGCCGTTATTTTGGAATTTTGTCTTTTATACGGACTTTACGATGGGTTATGTGCGCACATTTAGATCTACCTCATCGGTGGAGGACATTCCGCAATTTGATCGCTTCTACATGGGCGGCGGTGCGCTGGATATAGGTTCTATCCAAATGCGCGGATACGGCGGAAGAAAAGTCGGCGGTCAAGCGGTGACTGAAAGCGGCATTTCGTATCCGATCGGAGGAACGTCAATGGTTAAGTACTCTGCAGAAATCCGGTTGCCCGTGATTCCGAACCCAACAATGTTTATTTTGGGCTTCGCTGAAGCGGGTAATGTGTTTCAATCATTAAAAACTACTGATCCCTTCCAAGTCAAACGTTCTATTGGTTATGGTTTCCGCTTATTTATGCCGCTTGTAGGGGTGATCGGTTTGGATGTAGCCTATGGCCTTGATCGAAAGGATAAGAGCCGTAACTTCCCCAAACTTCACTTTCAGCTTGGGCAGCAGTTTTAGTTAAAAGGGTCTTTTATGAAATACTTAGTTTGGATGAGTTTACTTTTCTCCTTTAGTCCTGTATATATAGGCGATGTGTACGCACAGGGTAAAATGGGTTATGTAGACTTTCAATATCTTATAACACAAATCCAGTCGGTGCAAGACGTGCAGACGGAGCTGGAAAAATTATCACGTGATTGGACAGATCGGCTTTCGGCGATGGAAGACAGTGTGGCATTAATCGAAAAAGATTATGAAGCATTGAGTATCACCTTGACCAAAAGCGGCAAAAATGTGTTAGAGAAGAATATTGCCGATGCTAAACAAAAGATTTTAGTTTACCGTGAGCAGAAATTTTCTCCTGTAACGGGTGAATTATACAAAAAACAACAGGAATTACTGCAGCCCATATTAGACAAAGTGAAACGCGCCATAGACAACGTACGATTGAAAGAAAAATATGATGTTGTTTTTGACATCTCAACAGGTAACCCGGTTTCTATTGATAAACGTTTCGATTTGACATTGCTTGTTCTGGAAGAATTGCCGGCTGTCGGTTTAACGACTGTTCAAATCGAAGGACGGGGAACGGATTCAAACTTGAAAGCGCCAGGTACAAATCCAGCCAACCGCACGCCTTCGGGGCGAAGCTCTAAAGGTACAACCAATGAAACAAGTAAGCCTGTAAAAGAGAACGATTCAGACCCTGCAATCAAAGATAACTAATCTACATTTCCATATTAAAGGAGAATATCCGTGAAAAAAACAATGATAGCGATTCTCATGTTGACTCTGGGAATAAATGCGGTGTTAAAGGCACAAGGTAAAATTGGCTATGCCGATTCTCAGAAAATTTTGCAATCCTTGAAAGAAACCGAGACTGTTCAAACTAAATTACAAGCCGAACAAGAACGCATTTATAAACAATTTCAATACATGCAGGATTCCTTGCAAACGATGCAGGAAGACTATGTGAAAAATTATCGAGACAACCCGCTGATCAAAGATAACATCAAACAAACGTTCCAAAAAGGTATGGAAGAACTCGCCTACCTGATCCAGAATTCGCAGCAAAAATATCAGGAAGAAATGTATAAGAAACAGCAAGAACTGATGGCTCCGATTTTGGATAAAGTGAAAAAAGCGATTGAAACAGTTCGCAAAGCTAAAGGTTATGATATGATTTTGGACAGCTCGCCAGGTATGATTTTGGCGTATGATCCTCAATTGGACATGACCCAAAAAACGATTGATGAATTAATTCGTATGGCCACGGCAGCCCCTACCACGGGAACAGGCGGAAAATAAAAATTTGATTTAAAGACAAAAAAATGGAAACTTCAATTGAGGTTTCCATTTTTTATTTATTGAGGGTGGATGGCGTCGCGAAGTAATAAATTTTCCGACATTGCCAAATTATTAGAGCGGTCGTTTGTCGGGTCGGATTCTGAAATAACCGGATTCAACGTACCCATGTACGCTTTGGAATCGGAAGTGATTTTTTTGTTTCAAAAAAAATATGTCCCCCAAGCGATTTCCGGCAATTCAAAATTTTGGATTGTTTCGGAAAAAGTTTTTACAAAAGATTTAGCTGATCAATGTTTGAAAAAAAACACGACTTATATTTTATCCAAAGATCCTTATGAAGATATCATAAAGGTACTGACATGGTGGATTGCTCAAAGGGCTCATCGTAGAGGTAACGCGCGTAAAAGAAAAAGTAATCTATCTACCGGTGTAAAAACTCATAGATCGTCCGTCATAGGTTATGATACGATTATAGGCAGGGGGACATTGGTATCTGCTCATGCTGTCATCGGAAATCATGTGCGTATTGGAAAAGAATGTGTCATTTATCCCAATGTCACCATTTATGATAATACGATCATAGGCGACCGAGTGATCGCTCATGCCGGAAGTGTAATCGGCAGCGATGGGTTTGGTTTTCATAAAACGAAAGAAGGATATTTGAAAATTCCGCATGTTGGACGCGTTGTGATCGGCGATGATGTTGAGATCGGGGCTAACTGTTGTATAGATCGCGGAACCGTCGGCGAAACAAAAATCGGGCATGGATGCAAATTGGATAATCTTATCCAGATCGGACATAATGTGGTTATCGGTCCGCATACTGTAATTGCCGCGCAAGCCGGCGTCGCAGGTAGTACGCGTATCGGCGACCATGTAACTATCGCCGGGCAGGCTGGACTTGTCGGCCACATTAATATCGGCGATCGCGCAGTAATTGCTGCACAGGCCGGTGTAATTGGTTCCGTGGATGAAAATACAACCGTGTCCGGATATCCCGCACGCGAACATCATGTGGCGTTGCGGCGCGAAGCTACTCTCAAAAAAATAATAGAACAATACGATCAAAAAGATAAAGTGTAAAGCCTATGCAAGAAGTTACCGATGACGGATTAGCGAGACCACGCAAAGTACCGGAAGACCTGGATTTGGATATTTCTCTCCGTCCGTCCCGTTTTGATGAATTTGTGGGACAGCAACGGATTATCAACAATCTTAAAGTGTTTATCGAGGCGGCGAGATTACGCGGCGAAGCTTTGGATCATGTTTTATTATCCGGGCCGCCAGGCCTTGGAAAAACGACGTTATCTCATATCGTAGCGCACGAATTAGGTGTGCATATCAAAATAACCTCCGGCCCGGTCTTAGACAAAGCCGGTGATCTTGCGGGCATTCTGACCAATCTGGAAGAACGTGATGTGCTTTTTATTGATGAAATTCATCGTCTCAATCCGATCGTTGAAGAATATTTATATTCGGCCATGGAAGATTTTCAACTCGATATTGTCATTGATAAAGGCCCGAGTGCGCGTACCATTCAGTTGACGTTGCCGCATTTTACATTGATCGGAGCGACGACGCGGGCAGGACTTATCACCGCACCATTACGTTCACGTTTCGGTATTACTTCGCGGTTGGATTATTACAACGATAAAGATTTGGCGCACATCGTCACCCGTTCCGCTGAAATTTTACAAGTGGACATAGATGCCAGCGGTGCTAATGAAATAGCAAGCCGTTCGCGCGGTACGCCGCGAATTGCCAATCGGCTTTTAAAACGTGCGCGGGATTTTGCGCAGGTGCGCGGTAAAAAAATCATTGATAAAGAAATCGCCGATTATGCCTTAAAAGCACTCGAAGTGGACGAGCATGGTTTGGACGAAATGGATAAACGCATTTTATCTAATATTATTGAACGCTTTAATGGTGGACCGGTGGGTATTGATAATATCGCCATAGCCGTCGGCGAAGAAAGCGGAACCATCGAAGAAGTTTACGAACCGTTTCTGATTCAAAAAGGTTTCCTAAAGCGTACACCACGTGGTAGAGAAGTTACCAAATTGGCCTACGATCATCTGCGTATTCGACCTAGAAAAACTTCTCAGCAGGCCGGTTTAGATCTGGAAGAATGATCGCCGAAAATCTAATTGACTGTCAAGAGATCCTTGAGTGCGCGGGTTGTTTCACGGGGGTTTACGGATAGACCGATCGCGGATATTACAGCAATCCCATCAACTCCGCATGCGAGAACTTCTTTAACATTATTTTGGTTTATACCGCCGATCGCTACTACAGGTAACTTTACCAAATCCCGAATTTGTTTTAACCCCGTTGTACCGATAATGCCGGCTATATCTTTTTTGGATGCCGTCGGGAAAACAGTGCCGACGCCGATATAATCCGCGCCCGCGGATTCGGCCGTTTGCGCTTCCAGTTGCGTGTGGGTTGAAATTCCAATAATTGCCGAATCGCCTAATATCTTACGCGCTGCTTCGATGGTAATATCCTCTTGCCCGAGATGTATGCCTTCCGCACCGATAGCCGCGGCAACTTCTATACGATCATTGATGATCAGCGGAATATTTTTGCTATATGTTACGTGGTGAATTGTTCGCCCTAACGCAATCATCGCATTGACAGAAAGATTTTTTGCTCGCAGTTGTACGAACGTGACACCGCCTTGAATAGCTTCTTCGACTACAGAACATATTTTGCCTGCGGGTATCATGCCGACATCAGCAATAAAATATAAGCTTACGTTTAATCGTTTATTCATAACACATCACAATAAAAAACTCCCGACAGGTAATGCCGGGAGTTTTTTTGAAACATAACAAATATTAAATAGTCTGGTTTTCGTCGAAATTTTCGAGATGGTATGCGACGCGTTGCAGATACTGTCCGCCGAGAGCGCCGTCCACGACACGGTGGTCGTAAGAGAGCGATGCATACATGATTGGGCGTATTACGATCATATCTTCGCCATCATCGGTAGTGATCACTACAGGACGTTTTTTGATCGTGCCAACGCCCATAATTGCAACCTGAGGTTGATTGATGATAGGGAAGCCTACCGTCGTACCGAAAACACCCATATTGGTCAACGTAATCGTTCCATCCTGAATATCTTCGGGGCGAAGCTTTTTAGAGCGTGCGCGTAGAGCGAGATCATTCGTTGCGCGGCAAATGCCTACTAAGTTCATCGCATCGGCATCTTTGATCACCGGTACGATCAGCGCCGTATTATTTTCGATAGATACCGCCATACCCACATTGGTGTAGTTTTTCTTCACGATGGTATTACCGTCAACGGAGATATTGATCATCGGAAAATCTTTGATCGCGCGCACCATCGCATCAATGAGGAACGGGGTAAAAGTAAGTTTGAATCCTTCGCGCTTTTCAAAAGCCGATTTGTATTTATCGCGAAAACGTACGACGCGGCTCATATCAATTTCCGTCATCGAATACACGTGTGCGGAAGTGTCAATACTCCGGCGCATGTGCTCAGCAGTAATGCGGCGTATATTATTCATTTCGATGAGTTCCGAGCGTTCTTTATTGTATCCGTATTTAACATCGGAAACCTGTTTAGCCGGTGCGGCCGCTGTAGATGCGGATGTTGTCGCCGTGGCAGCAGGACGAACACCGCCTTTGGGACGTTTAGCTAAATAGGCGAGTACGTCATTTTTACTTACACGATGATTAAGCCCGGTTCCGGCGATCGAATCCAGCTCCTGCATCGAAAGCCCTTCAGCTTTTGCGATGGAACGTACGAGCGGTGAATAAAAGCGATTGCTCTCGCCTTTAACCATGCCGCCGCCGGCATTTACAGTAGCTGCGGGAGTCGCTGACGCCGTGATTTGGTTCTGTTTCTGGAAATCTTCAATAGAACTAGAAAAATGCATTTTTTCTTCGGTTTTGGGCGTCGGTGCGGCCGTTGTTGAAGCGGCGACCGTAGCGCCTTCGGCACCAATACGTGCGATCAAAGTTCCAACAGCCACGGTTGTACCTTCAGGAACGATAATTTCCGTAATAACGCCGGATGCCGGAGAAGGAATTTCAGAATCTACTTTATCAGTGCTGATTTCGAGGACAGTTTCATCTTTGGCCACCTTGTCGCCGGCTTTTTTATGCCATTTCAAAATTTTACCTTCGGCAATACTTTCACCCATTTGAGGCATGACCATATCTACCGAGGCCCCACCGGAAGCAGGCTTTGAAGCAGGCGTGCTTTGTGCGACAGGAGCTGTTTTGGACTCAACCTTAGGAGAAGGTGTAGATGCCGACGATGCGACCGAGGCGTTAGCATCAGTTTCGATACGTGCGATCAATGCGCCAACAGCGACGGTAGTACCTTCAGGAACGATGAGCTCAGCAATAATGCCCGATGCGGGCGAAGGGATTTCCGAGTCCACTTTGTCGGTGCTGATTTCAAGGACTGTTTCGTCTTTGCTTATCTTATCGCCGACTTTTTTGTGCCATTTCAGAATTTTGCCTTCGGCAATACTCTCGCCCATCTGGGGCATGACCATATCCACTTTTGCCATGAGTAACGCTCCTTAATTGATCATGTATGTAATATTGTATATTCTTCGAATTAAGCGGGGCAAAGTATCAAAAAAGAGTTTCACTTTCAATACCAATTTACCCTTGTCAGCGATGCTTCCATTCCGGTTTTCGCTTTTGCATAAAAGCGGTAATACCTTCTTCGATATCGTGCGTTTTGACCAGCTCTTGGAGGTATATGTTTTCAGCCGTATCAAGTGCGGTAGTGAAGGGTTTATCCGCGCCGGCCAGCAGTGCTCGTTTGGTTTGTTTTAGTACGGTACCGCTGAGGGCATTCAGATTTTGTAAAAGCGTATCGGTTGCGGATGGAAGTTCATCGGGCGGCACCACCTTGTTGATCAAACCGAGCGATAACGCCTCGTGCGCCGTGATATTTTCACCCAGCATGCAAATTTCCATCGCGCGACGAAACCCTATTTTTTGTGGTAGCCATGCCGCAGCAACCGGAGGGTAGCATCCTACTTTGATTTCAGGTTGGCCAAAAATAGTCGAATCGGATGCAATTACGAAATCACAGAAAGTAGCCAATTCCATACCGCCTCCGAGGCAATAGCCGTGGACAGAAGCAACGGTGATTTTATCGGAATTAGCCAAAGTGCGAAAAATATGATGAAACGATTTCAACATACTGTTGATCTTGTCCAACGTGTGATCCTTGATGTCAACGCCGGTTGAAAACGCTTTATCACCTGCACCGCGAAACACAATCGTTGTTACATCCGGGTTGCTTGTGATTTTATCTAATGCGACGTTTAGTTCATCAATCATGGACAGATTGATGACATTGACCGGTGGGCGATTGAGCGTCACGTGCGCTTCGCGCGCATGATGGTCGACACGTATCGTTGTATAATCCATAGATGCTCCGTGATTATTCGTTGTACAAAACTTCGACTAATACATCGCCGATTTGTTGCAGGCTCTCGGCACTGCATTTATCGGGCGTATCATCCATCGTGTGGTGGTAACGGTTGCTGTCATCCGGATAATCAAAATCTATGATGTTAATGCATTTGATGCCGATCCGAAGCAGCGGTATATGGTCGTCATAAACATTGCTTTCAATCGTTTTACGAAAAGCCGGTTTTTCAAGACGTTTGGCGGCATCCCAGACTTTATTCACAATGTCCTTTGCGCCGGTGTACGAATTTTGTTCAATCGGTAAATCCAGATTTTTATCACCGATCATATCAAGCAGAATGGCAAAGTCCGGAAAATATGTTTTATTGTTCTTTGCAAAATATTCCGATCCGATACAATAAGCATTGAGACTATCCGGTTTGGATTCCCAATTGTGATCGCCGTAATCTTCCAAATCAAAAAGAATAATGTCCACACCGATGTCCAGCGGCTGTTGCTTTATGGTACGCGCCATTTCAAGTAATACCGCTACACCGGACGCCCCGTCATTGGCGCCGATGATAGGCTTCATGCGATTGGCCGGATCGGGATCTTTATCGGCCCAGGGGCGTGTGTCCCAATGCGCACAAAGAAGAACGCGCTTTTTATTTTTAGGATTGAGATTGATGGACGCGATGATATTGGTGAGTTCAAATTTTTTGGTTGTATCGCGTTTGTCCGTGTAATGAAATTTCTGATGATCTACGCGATCGCAATATTTGCGCAGCTCTTCCGTCATATATTCGAGCGCTTTTTGGTGGCCTTCAGATCCCGGGTTTCGCGGGCCGATTTCGCATTGTTTTTTCAGGTAATTCATGGCCGATTGGCCGTCAAATTGCGGCTTTACTACAAACCAATGGCAGCTGTTGACCGATATCATCAGACCGGTCAAAATCAGAAGGAATAGACTGCGCATGCAAACTCCGTGTTAGGAATGTTGTTCGGGCGATGCATGATGCTTGGCCCCGTTATCAGATAGTACCGATGAAACGCTTTGGGATTCGATCACGGCATAAGCGTCATGATTATGAATACTTTCTAAATTGGTCACATCTACACGGTAACGCACGATACGTGCATCTTGCGAGAGTTTGATGGCGATGTCGCGTACCAGGTCTTCGACAAATGCCGGATGATCGTATGCGCGTTCGGTTACGTATTTTTCGTCTTCGCGTTTGAGTACGACATAGAGCTCGCTGCTGGCACATGTTTCAACAGAATAAACCAATTCTTCGATACTGAGAAAATTATCCGTTTCACACTCGGCTTTTACGGTTACAAGGCTGCGCTGATTGTGCGCACCGTATTCGGAAATAGACTTGGAACAAGGACACAACGTGGTGACCGGCACCTGTACTTCCAAGGACAACGTCATTTTATCGTGAACACAGGTCGCGTCGAGCGCAACGGTATAATCCATGAAACTTTTGGTGAGTGTGACCGGCGCTTCTTTTTCGATAAAATAAGCAAAAGTCACTCTTGCAAAAGCGCGATCCGCGTGCAACCGTTCACGCATCATATTCATGAAATAAGGCATGCTTTCGATGGATAATCCGTCCTGCCAGGCATTGAGGATTTCACCGAAACGACTCATGTGCGTACCTTTTTTATCGTGGGGCAAATCAACAGCCAAATCCCACATGGCAACGGTAGGAATGCGTCGACCTGCGGCATTGATAAAAGTCAGAGGATATTTGAGATTTTTTATGCCGACCCGTTGAATGGGCATTTTACGAAAATCGTCTCGACCTTGCGTATCTTCGATAGCGGACATTGTTTTCCTTATGTTATAGACTAACCAAATACCTCGGCGGTGATACCGAGCGTACGGATTTGAGCAGCTATTTTTTCTAATTCGGTTGCGCTTATTTTTTCGAGTGTTTTAACCGGGGTATCACGATCAATCGGATATATCATTACTTTTCGCGGTTTTATCATTTCGATGCGACGAAGCCATGCGTGAACTTCTTCCGGCGTAGTATTATCAATCACCGTGTTTTGGTGTTCGCCGCGTAAAAATAGGGTCTGAATGATTAGGTTGCCATTAAATTTTTTAAGAGTTTCCGTTATACCGTCCAGCGAAATTCCTTTATCCGGTATATCAATCCGCTGAAACATAGTTTCTGTTCCGGCATCCAATTTGAGAATGGGGTCGTCGGTTTTTTTGAGGGTATCGAATATTTCAGTTTTGTGAACACGCGTTGCATTGGTTAAAACAGCAATACGGGCATTCGGAAAGTATTTCTCACGTTTTTTACGGGTGGTGTCAATAATGGCTGAAAAATTCGGGTGTAAAGTCGGTTCGCCGTTGCCGGCAAAAGTAATGTGGTCAATGTTCTGATTTTGTTGTCGTAATGCCGATAGTTTGGACTCGAGTGCCTCGGTAAACTCTTCCAACGTCGGGATCACATCTTTGACGGAGGTATCGGTCCATCCGCATTCGCAATACACACATTCAAAATTACACACTTTACGTCCAACCGGAAGCAGATTGATCCCCAGCGATGTGCCCAATCGGCGCGTGGTAAGCGGTCCATATATTGTAGTGGCGTGTAAAAACATGCGTATCAGCTAAAAGTGGATAATTTGAAATTCTTAGGAACCGTACATTTCCGTAATATCCTCATTTTTTTGCAGCACACGAAATTCGTCCATACGGATTTCCTGTTCGCCGGTGACACGGCTAAAAATCAGATAGCGCCAGCGCATATTTTTTATTTTGGGTTTGACCTGCTCCAAAATATCGGAATTGACGACGAATTCGAGTTTGGAGAAAAAGCTATTTTTTTCTTTGTAACGGCGCACCCAACGTTCGATTTTATCAAATAGCGTGGTACGATTGCCCACGCGACCCGTACCGCTACAGGCCGGACAAGGTTCGCTGAGCGAAAACATAATACTCGGGCGGATGCGCTCGCGCGTCATCTCAATAAGACCGTATTCGTCCATAGGAAGAATGCTGAATTTGGCGCGGTCTTTTCGAAGTTCCTTTTTCATTTCTTCAAAAAGTTTTTTCTTGTTGCGCTCGTCGTGCAAATCTATAAAATCAATAACAATAAGTCCGCCGATATCCCGTAAACGCAACTGCCTGCAGGTCTCACGCGCAGCGACCATATTGACGGCCATGGAGTTTTCTTCATAAGAACCGCGTCCGATGTATTTCCCGCTGTTGACATCCACCGAAATAAGCGCTTCCGTATGTTCGATGATGATGTAACCGCCGTTTTTGAGCGGAACTTTTTTCTCGATACTTTGTTGCAGATCCTGTTCGATATTGTACAAATCAAATATCGGCTTGTTACTGCGATAGAGTTCGATACGATTGCCAAGTTGCGGTGATGTCGTCGAGATATAGTTAGAAATCGATTTGTATAATTTTTTATCATCAATAAGTACACGGGAGACATCATTGGAAAAAAGATCGCGGATGACACTGGAGACCATTTCCATATCTTTATACACGAGATTGGGTGCGGACATTTTTTGAGCTTTGGTATCAATATCGTGCCAGGT includes:
- a CDS encoding radical SAM protein, with the protein product MFLHATTIYGPLTTRRLGTSLGINLLPVGRKVCNFECVYCECGWTDTSVKDVIPTLEEFTEALESKLSALRQQNQNIDHITFAGNGEPTLHPNFSAIIDTTRKKREKYFPNARIAVLTNATRVHKTEIFDTLKKTDDPILKLDAGTETMFQRIDIPDKGISLDGITETLKKFNGNLIIQTLFLRGEHQNTVIDNTTPEEVHAWLRRIEMIKPRKVMIYPIDRDTPVKTLEKISATELEKIAAQIRTLGITAEVFG
- a CDS encoding Rne/Rng family ribonuclease, giving the protein MKKEIIINATDAETRIAIVEDERLVEIFVERPEKNRMVGDIYKGRVAKVFPGMKAAFVNIGMKQDAFLHFSDIGDNTHEYAVINDADDADDNEAPVKPFNHPRIHNHDNHGRFLRVGQEILVQVIKEPIYNKGARVTSEISIPGRFTVLIPNDPNEMIGISRKINTVPERKRLRRLAKEVKPRDFGLIVRTNAEERDEEVLRNDIRNCLDTWHDIDTKAQKMSAPNLVYKDMEMVSSVIRDLFSNDVSRVLIDDKKLYKSISNYISTTSPQLGNRIELYRSNKPIFDLYNIEQDLQQSIEKKVPLKNGGYIIIEHTEALISVDVNSGKYIGRGSYEENSMAVNMVAARETCRQLRLRDIGGLIVIDFIDLHDERNKKKLFEEMKKELRKDRAKFSILPMDEYGLIEMTRERIRPSIMFSLSEPCPACSGTGRVGNRTTLFDKIERWVRRYKEKNSFFSKLEFVVNSDILEQVKPKIKNMRWRYLIFSRVTGEQEIRMDEFRVLQKNEDITEMYGS